In Candidatus Moanabacter tarae, the genomic stretch ACCGTGTTGTAGCCAAGGCGAGTCGTGGGGTTCCCCTTATGGCTATTTCTACGGGGACAAACAACGTTTTCCCAAACATGGTCGAGGGGACTATCGCAGGTATGGCTGCTGGTCTCGCCGCACAAGGATTGGTCAATAGTGCTGTACATCAAATGCCGCGTTTGGAGATTTTTCACGGACAGGATAGCGAGGATTTTGAAGGATCTTCCTCCTTGGAAAATCGACCTCCGAGCGATATTGCCTTAATAGACGCTACTGTTTACGACGAGAGGTTTGTTGCTTCCCGGGCAATCTGGGATGTGTCTAAGATTCTGGAGCTATTTTTGACCCGACCTGAACCGGGAAATATCGGACTGTCTGCGATTGGCGCTCATCTCCCAAGGGAGAATCTATTAGGCTTTGATGAAACCCTTTCCAGCTATGGTAATGGATTGTATCTTCGTATGAGTCCTGAAGGTAAAGAAGTCACGGCACCCATTGCCCCAGGCTTGATTCGCAGAGTGCATGTAGCCGAATCGCGAATCATCCATCCAGGAGATTGGCTTACCGTTAATGCCAAGCGTCCCTGTGTCCTCGCTCTGGATGGTGAACGTGAAATTCAACTGCGTTCTGATTCACGTGTGCTGATCCGTATGAGTTCTGAAGGCCCCAAGATTGTATGCGCACAACAGGCAATGGAAGTAGCAGCGCGAAAGGGGCTATTTGTTCGCAATTAGGAATTGGAATAAACCTAAATACGACCCCTATACTCCAGTAAAATCAATTGCCGATAATTTTAATAGGCGTCTTGCTTACAGAACGAAAAATTAACGAAGGAGGAAGCAAGCTCGAGATGACGCTTGGATGAGATTTAGGTGATCAAGTTTTGGTACCTCAACCGAATCTGGGATGTTCTTCTTTACAGAAGATTAAGCGCCAAAATGCTTACGAGATGCCAGGATTTGTGAGAGGTAGTGGAACGGGCCTGCGATTCTCAACTTCTCTGTGTTTCAAGAATAAGGTCCGCGATATATGGTAGCTTTCCCGAAACCCCGTCACTCATCCACCAAGTTATCGTTGATATAGTCCCAATTAAATTCCATTCCTAGACCCGGAGTTTGCGGTAGGTGGACATAGCCTTCGGCATCCATTGGGTCGCAGGGATTAAGAAGGTAGGAAGGCGTTTCATCGTAATCCTCTCCGGGGGTAAGCAGCCCTCGCTCAAAGAATTCACACAGTTCATTTGTGGTTGTTCCCAGGATCTGGGAGTTCGCAAAGCCGCCGACATGAATTTCACAAGGGATGCCAAACCCTTCATACATCGCAACCGCCTTCTTACAGCCGGTGATACCACCGTAGTTGACATCAATGCGGCCAATATCAGTTGCCTCTTGCAGGGCCCACTCGGCGCGACTGTAGTAACTACCGGTCGCATGTTCGGGCCCACATATATTAATGTCTAGCTCCCGACACAACCTTCTATAAGGCTCTAATCTGCGTTCATCCATTGGATGCTCGAGCCAGTAAAAATCAAGCTTTTCCAGCTCACGCCCAACGTAGAGCGATTCCTCATAGGTGTAGATGCCCCAAGGATCTAGCATAAGCGTCATATCATCACCCACGGCCTCTCGAACCGCCTTGCATACGGCCACATCTTCTTTTGGAAAGGCAGGCAACCCAGGTGCGGGTTGCTTAGTATGTGGATTCCAGTAGATATAGGAATGAATCTTGTAGGCTTGGTAACCTCGTTGCTGGCATTCCAAAGCGTAATTAGCGTAGAGTTCCGGCGATCCCAGATTGGGAGCGGTGCTGGCATAGGCTTTGACCTTTTCCCTAGCACCCCCTAGCAACTTGGAAACAGGTAGGCCTGTCATGCGCCCAAGCAGGTCCCAAAGAGCACTGTCGACGCATCCCTGAAGCCCCTCGGAAATGCCCTTGTGTTTCATCATCCATTGCCAAATCCGCTCCCGGTCCATAGGGTTTTCTCCGAGGAGAAGGGGCTTTACTGTTCGTTCGACTTCAGCCGTTGATGCGCAATAGGAATAGCCATGGGGGCCTGTAGTGTATCCCTCAAAGCCCTCATCCGTAACAATCTTCATGATACGTTGCACCATGTCGTATTCCTTGCCCACAACACCGTAACCCCACCTCGATGGATGGCTTTTTGAGGTTAAGCGGAATGATATGACTTCAATGTCTGTTATCTTCATTTTGATTTTTTCTCCCTGTGGGTTTTCAACGCCTCACGATTTAAATGACCAGAAAAATATGGTTGTAAAAGTCGGTCCAAAACAAGCAACTACGTGTAGAGCGGGCACTTTGTAGTATACTGTCTATTTAACTCGAGAATATGGTCGAGTTTTAATTTCGTCGGAGGCTCAGGATCTGCCATGGTATTCGAAGTTTTTTTGAATCG encodes the following:
- a CDS encoding N-succinyl-L-Arg/Lys racemase; the encoded protein is MKITDIEVISFRLTSKSHPSRWGYGVVGKEYDMVQRIMKIVTDEGFEGYTTGPHGYSYCASTAEVERTVKPLLLGENPMDRERIWQWMMKHKGISEGLQGCVDSALWDLLGRMTGLPVSKLLGGAREKVKAYASTAPNLGSPELYANYALECQQRGYQAYKIHSYIYWNPHTKQPAPGLPAFPKEDVAVCKAVREAVGDDMTLMLDPWGIYTYEESLYVGRELEKLDFYWLEHPMDERRLEPYRRLCRELDINICGPEHATGSYYSRAEWALQEATDIGRIDVNYGGITGCKKAVAMYEGFGIPCEIHVGGFANSQILGTTTNELCEFFERGLLTPGEDYDETPSYLLNPCDPMDAEGYVHLPQTPGLGMEFNWDYINDNLVDE